The sequence GCGGAAATTCATAAGCGCCTTTATCTGCACCCGCTGCGGCGCTGTCCATAACAAGTGGCAGGGGCAGTGCAAAGAGTGCGGCGAATGGAACAGCCTGACCGAAGAAAAAATCATTAAGTCCTCAGGCAAAAGGGCGCGCGCCTCTTCCGACAAGCCGGCCTCTCTCGATGAAATCAAAGTTGACTTTGCCGGAGGGTACAAAACCGGGCTGGCCGAGTTCGACCGGGTGCTGGGGGGAGGATTGCTTCCGGGAAGCGCCGTCCTTCTTGCCGGTGAACCGGGAATCGGCAAATCGACTTTAATTCTTCAGGCGGCAGAAGCCTATTCCGAGAACGAATGCAATATTTTATATAT is a genomic window of Candidatus Zixiibacteriota bacterium containing:
- a CDS encoding ATPase domain-containing protein, encoding MGNERKFISAFICTRCGAVHNKWQGQCKECGEWNSLTEEKIIKSSGKRARASSDKPASLDEIKVDFAGGYKTGLAEFDRVLGGGLLPGSAVLLAGEPGIGKSTLILQAAEAYSENECNILY